One genomic window of Armatimonadota bacterium includes the following:
- a CDS encoding ABC transporter substrate-binding protein yields the protein MDDDRRELERAGDAVSRYSRRAFLQAAARTAGAGAGAALLGPTLLGRAAALAAPARRPAPVGNLLLVQGVDAESLDPHVTTSGASKGMMWAMYDKLLERSPEMRIIPWLATSYRVLNETTWEFRLRDNVFFHNGEKFSAEHVRDTIARFKHPGIRNVYAGQLAPVKDVEVINPLTVRIHTDGPFALLAEVLSLYCEILPRAITSGQVDPTRQAIGTGPYRFTEWIPNQRMVMDFAERPHFSGQPKVRRLVWRPVPEAATRVVELKTGAAHLITPVDPLQVPELQATRNVELVTFRQLSSQIVVLNMLKVRAFQDVRVRQAMNYATDVDTLIRTVMRGAAYRLASAFGPGIPGYDESLQPYPYDPERARRLLAEAGYPNGFEVTLTTPEGRYLNDRLASEAIAGMWTRVGVRTRVQVMDWSPFVQGVLGKTHDAFFFQQVGVLLDATTSINFDSQRKGAAWQGYHNDEANRLIQEAPRTLDPGRRNEMYRRLNQILHRECPWVFLWNQQGIYAIQKRVKGWVAHPDGIIRLGGISLA from the coding sequence ATGGACGATGACCGCAGAGAGCTCGAGCGCGCGGGAGACGCGGTCTCTCGCTACTCGCGGCGCGCCTTCCTCCAGGCGGCGGCCCGGACCGCGGGGGCGGGGGCGGGAGCCGCGCTCCTGGGGCCGACCCTCCTGGGGCGGGCGGCCGCGCTGGCCGCGCCGGCCCGCCGGCCGGCACCGGTGGGCAACCTCCTGCTGGTACAGGGCGTGGACGCCGAGTCACTGGACCCGCACGTGACGACCTCGGGCGCCAGCAAGGGCATGATGTGGGCGATGTACGACAAGCTCCTGGAGCGCTCACCGGAGATGCGGATCATCCCCTGGCTGGCGACGTCCTACCGCGTGCTCAACGAGACGACGTGGGAGTTCCGGCTGCGCGACAACGTCTTCTTCCACAACGGGGAGAAGTTCAGCGCCGAGCACGTGCGGGACACCATCGCCCGGTTCAAGCACCCCGGCATCCGCAACGTCTATGCCGGGCAGCTCGCTCCGGTGAAGGACGTCGAGGTGATCAACCCCCTGACCGTGCGCATCCACACCGACGGCCCGTTTGCCCTGTTGGCCGAAGTCCTGTCGCTCTACTGCGAGATCCTGCCGCGCGCCATCACGTCGGGCCAGGTGGACCCCACCCGGCAGGCCATCGGCACCGGACCGTACCGGTTCACGGAGTGGATCCCCAACCAGCGCATGGTGATGGACTTCGCCGAGCGACCCCACTTCAGCGGGCAGCCAAAGGTACGCCGCCTGGTGTGGCGGCCGGTGCCCGAGGCCGCCACCCGCGTGGTGGAGCTGAAGACCGGCGCCGCCCACCTGATCACCCCGGTCGACCCGCTGCAGGTCCCCGAGCTGCAGGCCACCCGGAACGTCGAGCTCGTGACCTTCCGCCAGCTCTCTTCGCAGATCGTCGTCTTGAACATGCTGAAGGTGCGCGCCTTCCAGGACGTCCGCGTGCGGCAAGCCATGAACTACGCCACCGACGTGGACACGCTCATCCGCACCGTCATGCGCGGGGCCGCCTACCGCCTGGCCAGCGCCTTCGGGCCGGGCATCCCCGGCTACGACGAGAGCCTCCAGCCCTACCCCTACGACCCGGAGCGCGCGCGGCGCCTGCTGGCGGAGGCGGGCTACCCCAATGGCTTCGAGGTGACCCTCACCACGCCGGAGGGGCGCTACCTGAACGACCGGCTGGCCAGCGAGGCGATCGCCGGGATGTGGACCCGCGTCGGGGTGCGCACCCGGGTGCAGGTGATGGACTGGAGCCCCTTCGTCCAGGGGGTGCTGGGCAAGACCCACGACGCCTTCTTCTTCCAGCAGGTGGGGGTGCTGCTCGACGCCACGACCAGCATCAATTTCGACTCGCAGCGGAAGGGGGCGGCCTGGCAGGGCTACCACAATGACGAGGCCAACCGTCTGATCCAGGAGGCCCCCCGGACGCTGGACCCCGGCCGGCGCAACGAGATGTACCGGCGGCTGAACCAGATCCTCCACCGCGAGTGCCCCTGGGTCTTCCTCTGGAACCAGCAGGGCATCTACGCCATCCAGAAGCGCGTCAAGGGCTGGGTGGCGCATCCTGACGGCATCATCCGCCTGGGAGGGATCAGCCTGGCGTAG
- a CDS encoding L-2-amino-thiazoline-4-carboxylic acid hydrolase: METPRRPHRVQKAVCRRAVAAALGEEAAAAILRETGIAALPEDLPAGPRDLAALRRELQPFVDLYRAVLARSDRETALRVARDAIVGSGLRSHAEAAAAQRRAMASTPAGADWWTDAAPGPPLNLTSPPPPGFRAPQDVLARQFDRAMEHFSCRGELLTYTPEVVRFRITACNWVRAMQEAGTPELIPFFCETDERFMDDHPTHRLERPTAIGLGDDHCDFRFVPRKGRSADGEG, translated from the coding sequence GTGGAGACCCCGAGGCGTCCGCATCGCGTCCAGAAGGCCGTCTGCCGCCGGGCGGTGGCGGCCGCCCTCGGCGAGGAGGCAGCCGCGGCCATCCTCCGGGAGACGGGCATTGCCGCGCTGCCCGAGGACCTGCCGGCCGGGCCGCGGGATCTGGCAGCCCTGCGCCGGGAACTCCAGCCCTTCGTCGACCTGTACCGCGCCGTCCTTGCCCGGAGCGACCGGGAGACGGCGCTGCGGGTGGCGCGGGACGCCATCGTGGGGTCGGGGCTGCGCAGCCACGCGGAGGCCGCCGCCGCCCAGCGCCGGGCGATGGCCTCGACCCCGGCGGGGGCCGACTGGTGGACCGATGCGGCTCCCGGGCCGCCGCTCAACCTGACCAGCCCACCGCCCCCGGGATTCCGCGCTCCGCAGGACGTGCTGGCCCGTCAGTTCGACCGGGCCATGGAGCACTTCTCGTGCCGCGGGGAACTGCTGACCTACACCCCGGAGGTGGTACGGTTTCGCATCACCGCCTGTAACTGGGTGCGGGCGATGCAGGAGGCCGGGACCCCGGAGCTGATCCCGTTCTTCTGTGAGACGGACGAGCGCTTCATGGACGACCACCCCACGCACCGGCTGGAACGACCCACGGCGATCGGGCTGGGGGACGACCACTGCGACTTCCGGTTCGTGCCCCGGAAGGGGCGGAGCGCGGACGGGGAGGGATGA
- a CDS encoding LLM class flavin-dependent oxidoreductase: MPPRPLRFGLRFNSAAGPVREVVRWAQLAEALGFDDLWYCQDLLQRDAWVTLTAVAAATRRIRIGTCIVNPFSASPAELVMRAATLQEFSQGRFVLGIGPGDPPALAWIGLRQRRPLTGLREAVELIRRLLRGEEALGEGTVFSGWTRDARLRFPLPAVPIPIYIGGQGPGVLEYMGEAGDGGLPIVFPPEAIDGVVERVRAGAARAGRSLDGFDLAACVWWSAGEAPEEAERALRPLIAYYGPSLRAEVLAPIGLVPADFDEIRAAWRAQDAARAAALVQPRMFRLAIVGDPAQLAERVQWLAERGATQINIGPPLGVEKERALRLTGQVIGRFR, translated from the coding sequence ATGCCGCCCCGTCCCCTCCGCTTCGGCCTGCGCTTCAACAGCGCCGCCGGCCCCGTCCGCGAGGTCGTCCGCTGGGCGCAGCTCGCCGAGGCGCTGGGCTTCGACGACCTCTGGTATTGCCAGGACCTGCTGCAGCGGGACGCGTGGGTCACCCTCACCGCGGTCGCGGCGGCGACCCGGCGCATCCGGATCGGCACCTGCATCGTCAACCCCTTCTCGGCCAGCCCCGCGGAGCTGGTCATGCGCGCGGCCACCCTGCAGGAGTTCAGCCAGGGGCGCTTCGTGCTGGGGATCGGGCCGGGCGACCCACCCGCGTTGGCCTGGATCGGCCTGCGGCAGCGGCGTCCCCTCACCGGCCTGCGCGAGGCCGTGGAGCTGATCCGGCGCCTGCTGCGGGGCGAGGAGGCCCTCGGGGAGGGGACCGTCTTCTCCGGGTGGACGCGCGACGCGCGGCTGCGCTTCCCCCTCCCCGCCGTCCCGATCCCCATCTACATCGGGGGCCAGGGACCTGGCGTGCTCGAGTACATGGGGGAAGCGGGGGACGGCGGTCTGCCCATCGTCTTCCCGCCCGAGGCGATCGACGGTGTCGTGGAGCGGGTGCGGGCGGGGGCCGCGCGGGCGGGCCGCTCCCTCGACGGGTTCGACCTGGCCGCGTGCGTCTGGTGGTCGGCGGGCGAGGCGCCGGAGGAGGCGGAGCGCGCCTTGAGACCCCTGATCGCCTACTACGGCCCCTCCCTGCGCGCCGAGGTGCTGGCACCGATCGGGCTCGTGCCCGCGGACTTCGACGAGATCCGAGCGGCCTGGCGGGCTCAGGACGCCGCGCGCGCCGCCGCGCTGGTCCAGCCGCGGATGTTTCGCCTGGCGATCGTGGGGGATCCCGCCCAGCTCGCGGAGCGCGTGCAGTGGCTGGCCGAGCGCGGGGCCACCCAGATCAACATCGGGCCGCCCCTCGGGGTGGAGAAGGAGCGCGCCCTGCGCCTGACCGGTCAGGTGATCGGGCGCTTCCGGTAG
- the treS gene encoding maltose alpha-D-glucosyltransferase, translated as MSQTDWYKDVIIYQTHVRAFQDSNADGIGDFRGLMQRLDYLQGLGIDCLWLLPFYPSPLKDDGYDIADYYGVHPDYGTLEDFRAFLEEAHRRGIRVITELVLNHTSDQHAWFQAARRDPASPYRDYYVWSDTDERYRQARVIFLDTEIANWTWDPVAKAYYWHRFFSHQPDLNYDNPRVQEEMLEVIAFWLDLGVDGLRCDAVPYLFEREGTSCENLPETHAYMKRVRRFVDERYEGTRLLLAEANQWPEDVIAYFGEGDEFHMAFHFPLMPRMFMAIRQEDRHPITEILRRTPEIPPTCQWALFLRNHDELTLEMVTDEERDYMYQEYARDPKMRLNLGIRRRLAPLLDNSRRRIELLTSLLFSLPGTPIVYYGDEIGMGDNIYLGDRNGVRTPMQWSADRNAGFSRADPERLYLPLIENPLYHYMAVNVEAQERTPASLLNWMKRLIAIRKRFPVFGRGRLELLSPANRRVLAYLRIHDGETILCVANLSRFVQPCELDLRRYDGWTPVELFGTTPFPRIGQLPYFLTLGPHSFYWFRLLPPEAAPRGAVAPP; from the coding sequence ATGAGCCAGACGGACTGGTACAAGGACGTCATCATCTACCAGACGCACGTCCGGGCCTTCCAGGACAGCAACGCCGACGGCATCGGCGACTTCCGGGGCCTGATGCAGCGCCTCGACTACCTCCAGGGGTTGGGGATCGACTGCCTCTGGCTCCTCCCCTTCTACCCCTCCCCGCTCAAGGACGACGGGTACGACATCGCCGACTACTACGGCGTCCACCCCGACTACGGGACGCTGGAGGACTTCCGCGCCTTCCTCGAGGAGGCGCACCGGCGGGGCATCCGGGTGATCACCGAGCTCGTCCTCAACCACACCTCCGACCAGCACGCCTGGTTCCAGGCCGCCCGCCGCGACCCCGCCTCCCCCTACCGGGACTACTACGTCTGGAGCGACACCGACGAGCGCTACCGCCAGGCGCGGGTCATCTTCCTGGACACGGAGATCGCCAACTGGACCTGGGACCCGGTGGCCAAGGCCTACTACTGGCACCGCTTCTTCTCCCACCAGCCCGACCTGAACTACGACAACCCCCGGGTGCAGGAGGAGATGCTGGAGGTCATCGCCTTCTGGCTCGACCTGGGCGTGGACGGGCTGCGCTGCGACGCCGTGCCCTACCTGTTCGAGCGCGAGGGCACCTCCTGCGAGAACCTGCCGGAGACGCACGCCTACATGAAGCGGGTGCGCCGCTTCGTGGACGAGCGCTACGAGGGCACGCGCCTGCTCCTGGCCGAGGCCAACCAGTGGCCGGAGGACGTCATCGCCTACTTCGGCGAGGGCGACGAGTTCCACATGGCCTTCCACTTCCCGCTGATGCCCCGCATGTTCATGGCCATCCGCCAGGAGGACCGCCACCCGATCACGGAGATCCTGCGCCGCACGCCGGAGATCCCCCCCACCTGCCAGTGGGCCCTCTTCCTGCGCAACCACGACGAGCTGACGCTGGAGATGGTCACCGACGAGGAGCGGGACTACATGTACCAGGAGTACGCCCGCGATCCGAAGATGCGCCTCAACCTGGGCATCCGCCGCCGCCTGGCCCCCCTGCTGGACAACAGCCGCCGCCGCATCGAGCTGCTGACCAGCCTGCTCTTCTCGCTGCCCGGCACGCCCATCGTCTACTACGGCGACGAGATCGGCATGGGGGACAACATCTACCTGGGCGACCGCAACGGGGTGCGCACGCCCATGCAGTGGTCAGCCGACCGCAACGCCGGCTTCTCCCGCGCCGACCCGGAGCGGCTCTACCTGCCGCTCATCGAGAACCCGCTCTACCACTACATGGCGGTGAACGTGGAGGCGCAGGAGCGCACCCCGGCCTCGCTGCTCAACTGGATGAAGCGGCTGATCGCCATCCGCAAGCGCTTCCCGGTCTTCGGGCGGGGGCGGCTGGAGTTGCTCTCGCCGGCCAACCGGCGGGTGCTGGCCTACCTGCGCATCCACGACGGGGAGACGATCCTGTGCGTGGCCAACCTCTCGCGCTTCGTCCAGCCCTGCGAGCTGGACCTGCGGCGCTACGACGGGTGGACGCCGGTGGAGCTCTTCGGGACGACCCCCTTCCCGCGCATCGGGCAGCTCCCCTACTTCCTCACCCTGGGGCCGCACAGCTTCTACTGGTTCCGCCTGCTGCCGCCGGAAGCCGCCCCGCGGGGTGCGGTCGCCCCGCCCTGA
- a CDS encoding alpha-1,4-glucan--maltose-1-phosphate maltosyltransferase codes for MGAFTGLDDGVGRRRVVIEGVSPEVDAGRFPIKRTVGEAVVVEADVFADGHDLVAAVLLHRRAEEAEWTETPMTALGNDRWRAAFTVDHLGRYQYTLEGWVDPFRTWARDLRRRLEAGQDVAAELPVGAALVQDAAGRAARGDRAVLLAYAEALRRGGPEATQQALGEPLAALMDRYADRRFATRYPRVLEVVVDRERARFSTWYELFPRSASPEPGRHGTFRDVEARLPYIAGMGFDVLYLPPIHPIGRTHRKGPNNVPGAGPDDPGSPWAIGSEEGGHKAVHPQLGTLEDFRRLVAAARAHGLEVALDLAFQTSPDHPYVREHPEWFRRRPDGTIQYAENPPKQYEDIYPFDFQTEAWRALWEELRSIVLFWIAQGVRIFRVDNPHTKPFAFWEWLIGTVKADHPDVIFLSEAFTRPRVMHYLAKLGFTQSYTYFAWRTTKAELEAYFTELTRPPVVEYFRPHLWPNTPDILTEQLQTGGRPAFIARLVLAATLGASYGIYGPAFELMEATPLRPGSEEYLHSEKYEIRHWPIDHPGSLAPLIARVNRIRRENPALQADRSLRFHPIPDTDQLIAYSKHTEDRRNVVLVVVNLDPHHVQRGWVHLPLEALGLPADAPYQVHDLLTDARYRWSGPRNYVELNPHVLPAHIFRVIPPEAARTGDGGP; via the coding sequence ATGGGAGCGTTCACCGGACTGGATGACGGGGTAGGCCGCCGCCGCGTCGTCATCGAGGGGGTCAGCCCCGAGGTCGACGCCGGCCGGTTCCCCATCAAGCGGACGGTGGGGGAGGCCGTCGTCGTGGAGGCCGACGTCTTCGCCGACGGCCACGACCTGGTGGCGGCCGTGCTCCTCCACCGCCGGGCGGAGGAGGCGGAGTGGACCGAGACGCCGATGACGGCGCTCGGGAACGACCGCTGGCGGGCCGCCTTCACCGTCGACCACCTGGGACGCTACCAGTACACCCTGGAGGGGTGGGTCGACCCCTTCCGCACCTGGGCGCGGGACCTGCGCCGGCGCCTGGAGGCGGGGCAGGACGTCGCGGCCGAGCTGCCCGTCGGGGCCGCACTGGTCCAGGACGCCGCCGGGCGGGCCGCCCGGGGCGACCGCGCCGTCCTGCTGGCCTACGCTGAGGCGCTGCGGCGGGGCGGGCCGGAGGCCACGCAGCAGGCCCTCGGCGAGCCCCTCGCCGCCCTGATGGACCGGTACGCCGACCGCCGCTTCGCCACCCGCTACCCCCGCGTGCTGGAGGTGGTAGTGGATCGGGAGCGGGCGCGCTTCTCGACCTGGTACGAGCTCTTCCCGCGGTCGGCCTCCCCGGAGCCGGGGCGCCACGGCACCTTCCGCGACGTGGAGGCGCGCCTGCCCTACATCGCCGGCATGGGGTTCGACGTCCTCTACCTCCCCCCCATCCACCCCATCGGCCGGACCCACCGCAAAGGGCCCAACAACGTCCCGGGCGCCGGTCCCGACGACCCCGGGAGCCCCTGGGCCATCGGCAGCGAGGAGGGCGGGCACAAGGCGGTCCACCCCCAGCTGGGCACCCTGGAGGACTTCCGGCGCCTGGTGGCCGCCGCCCGCGCCCACGGTCTGGAGGTGGCCCTCGACCTGGCTTTCCAGACCTCCCCCGACCACCCGTACGTGCGGGAGCACCCGGAGTGGTTCCGCCGCCGCCCCGACGGGACGATCCAGTACGCGGAGAATCCGCCCAAACAGTACGAGGACATCTACCCCTTCGACTTCCAGACCGAGGCCTGGCGGGCGCTGTGGGAGGAGCTGCGCAGCATCGTCCTCTTCTGGATCGCGCAGGGCGTGCGGATCTTCCGGGTGGACAACCCCCACACGAAACCCTTCGCCTTCTGGGAGTGGCTCATCGGGACGGTGAAGGCCGACCACCCCGACGTGATCTTCCTCTCCGAGGCCTTCACCCGCCCCCGGGTGATGCACTACCTGGCCAAGCTCGGCTTCACCCAGTCCTACACCTACTTCGCCTGGCGCACCACGAAGGCGGAGCTGGAGGCGTACTTCACCGAGCTCACCCGCCCGCCCGTGGTGGAGTACTTCCGGCCGCACCTGTGGCCCAACACCCCGGACATCCTCACCGAGCAGCTGCAGACCGGCGGCCGGCCGGCCTTCATTGCGCGGCTGGTGCTGGCGGCCACGCTGGGGGCCAGCTACGGGATCTACGGCCCGGCCTTCGAGCTCATGGAGGCCACGCCCCTGCGCCCCGGGAGCGAGGAGTACCTCCACTCGGAGAAGTACGAGATCCGCCACTGGCCCATCGACCATCCCGGGTCGCTCGCCCCGCTCATCGCCCGGGTGAACCGCATCCGGCGGGAGAACCCGGCGCTGCAGGCGGACCGCTCCCTGCGCTTCCACCCCATCCCCGACACCGACCAGCTCATCGCCTACAGCAAGCACACCGAGGACCGCCGCAACGTCGTCCTGGTCGTGGTGAACCTCGACCCCCACCACGTGCAGCGGGGCTGGGTGCACCTCCCGCTCGAGGCGCTGGGGCTGCCGGCCGACGCGCCCTACCAGGTCCACGACCTGCTGACCGACGCCCGCTACCGCTGGTCGGGGCCGCGCAACTACGTTGAGCTGAACCCCCATGTCCTGCCGGCGCACATTTTCCGGGTAATCCCGCCGGAGGCGGCACGGACGGGGGATGGGGGGCCGTGA
- a CDS encoding putative maltokinase yields MSGLLTAPAFADLFGPAGRPALAAALLPFLQRQRWFGGKGRTVAAVEVVDAVPLGPAAVLAVVRVGYADSRSERYAAPLRFAASEEAQGAVVPAALGGRRGVLADAMEDPAVARLLLASVLEERRLRGGGGEVIGHRTVGAPGAGDNLEPYLLGTEQSNTSVRFGRRCILKLLRRVEPGPHPDVEVVGFLTARGFRHVPALIGWLAYRPAGEPPAALAVVQAYVPNRGDGWTYALGRAQAGLQGEADRAWPDEAARLGRRTAELHLTLAGGTDPAFSPEPFTDAEARALLGRVAALADRVLAQARRHLGELPPSAQVPVRALLARADAVRERLRRPLPAGGVRTRVHGDYHLGQVLVTPEVPADFVLIDFEGEPARPLAERRRKDLPLRDVAGMVRSFHYAAEVALREAGRGGPAGSGAEGGVVLPEEVPARARSWAAESARAFLDGYLTVAERAPADLPPILPPKGAREALLEVLMVEKAIYELGYELDHRPGWAGIPARGILDMLEGGVWGERRVSQEGDA; encoded by the coding sequence GTGAGCGGCCTTTTGACCGCGCCGGCGTTCGCGGACCTCTTCGGCCCGGCCGGGCGTCCCGCCCTGGCCGCGGCCCTGCTGCCCTTCCTGCAGCGGCAGCGGTGGTTCGGTGGCAAGGGGCGAACGGTGGCCGCTGTGGAGGTGGTGGACGCCGTCCCGCTGGGGCCGGCCGCAGTGCTCGCGGTCGTCCGCGTGGGCTATGCCGACAGCCGTTCGGAGCGGTACGCGGCTCCCCTGCGCTTTGCCGCGTCCGAGGAGGCGCAGGGCGCGGTCGTCCCCGCCGCGCTGGGCGGACGGCGCGGGGTGCTGGCCGACGCCATGGAGGACCCCGCGGTGGCCCGCCTGCTGCTGGCCTCCGTGCTCGAGGAGCGGCGCCTGCGGGGCGGTGGAGGCGAGGTGATCGGGCACCGGACGGTGGGTGCGCCGGGCGCCGGAGACAACCTGGAGCCGTACCTGCTCGGCACCGAACAGAGCAACACCTCCGTGCGCTTCGGCCGCCGCTGCATCCTGAAGCTCCTCCGGCGGGTGGAGCCCGGGCCGCATCCGGACGTGGAGGTGGTGGGCTTCCTCACCGCGCGGGGCTTCCGGCACGTCCCCGCCCTCATCGGGTGGCTGGCCTACCGCCCCGCCGGTGAGCCGCCGGCGGCGCTGGCCGTGGTGCAGGCCTACGTCCCCAACCGGGGCGACGGGTGGACCTATGCGCTGGGACGGGCGCAGGCCGGGCTGCAGGGCGAGGCGGATCGGGCCTGGCCGGACGAGGCGGCGCGGCTGGGGCGCCGGACCGCGGAGCTGCACCTCACGCTGGCCGGCGGGACCGACCCGGCCTTCAGCCCGGAGCCTTTCACCGACGCCGAGGCCCGCGCGCTGCTCGGGCGCGTCGCAGCCCTGGCCGACCGGGTCCTGGCCCAGGCCCGCCGGCACCTGGGGGAGCTGCCGCCGTCGGCGCAGGTGCCGGTGCGGGCGCTGCTGGCGCGCGCCGACGCCGTACGGGAGCGGCTGCGCCGCCCGCTCCCGGCCGGCGGGGTGCGCACGCGCGTCCACGGCGACTACCACCTCGGGCAGGTCCTGGTGACCCCGGAGGTGCCGGCCGACTTCGTCCTCATCGACTTCGAGGGCGAGCCGGCGCGGCCGCTGGCGGAGCGGCGCCGCAAGGACCTCCCGCTGCGGGACGTGGCGGGGATGGTCCGCTCCTTCCACTATGCCGCCGAGGTCGCCCTGCGCGAGGCCGGGCGCGGAGGCCCCGCCGGGAGCGGAGCGGAGGGCGGGGTCGTGCTCCCCGAGGAGGTGCCGGCTCGGGCGAGGAGCTGGGCCGCAGAGAGCGCCAGGGCCTTCCTCGACGGATACCTGACGGTGGCGGAGAGGGCGCCCGCGGACCTCCCGCCGATCCTGCCGCCGAAAGGCGCCCGGGAGGCGCTGCTGGAGGTGTTGATGGTGGAGAAGGCCATCTACGAGCTGGGCTACGAACTCGACCACCGCCCCGGGTGGGCCGGCATCCCGGCCCGCGGGATCCTCGACATGCTGGAGGGCGGGGTGTGGGGGGAGCGTCGTGTGAGCCAGGAGGGCGACGCGTGA
- the glgB gene encoding 1,4-alpha-glucan branching protein GlgB produces the protein MRYDVTRLSADDLFLFNEGSHFRLYEKLGAHRMRVDGEEGTYFAVWAPNAEQVSVIGDFNRWDPARHPLRPRERSGIWEGFVPGVGRGQRYKYHIVSRYRGYRVDKADPFGTYHEIPPRTASIVWDLDYPWGDGAWMGERRRRNALGAPVAIYEVHLGSWRRVPEEGGRWLTYRELGAHLAEHVRRLGFTHVEVLPVMEHPFYGSWGYQTTGYFAPTSRYGTPQDFMALVDALHRHEIGVILDWVPSHFPTDAHGLAYFDGTHLYEHADPRKGFHPDWHSAIFNYGRNEVRSFLISSALFWLDRYHADGLRVDAVASMLYLDYSRRPGEWVPNVFGGRENLEAIDFLRRLNEEVYQAFPDVQTTAEESTAWPMVSRPTYLGGLGFGLKWDMGWMHDTLQYMARDPIHRKYHHTELTFRMLYAFNENFVLPLSHDEVVHGKRSLLERMPGDEWQQFANLRLLFGYMYGQPGKKLLFMGGEFGQRREWDHTTSLDWHLLGLPRHAGVARWVADLNALYRALPALHELDGDPEGFRWIDASDADQSVLSFLRFDRRGETVAAVVCNFTPVPRHGYRVGVPRAGRWREALNSDAALYGGSNVGNLGGVETEPVPAHGHPQSLSLTLPPLGVLFLVHPPQAGR, from the coding sequence GTGCGCTACGACGTGACGCGGCTCAGCGCCGACGACCTCTTCCTCTTCAACGAAGGGAGCCACTTCCGCCTCTACGAGAAGCTCGGGGCCCACCGCATGCGCGTCGACGGCGAGGAGGGGACCTACTTCGCCGTGTGGGCGCCCAACGCGGAGCAGGTGAGCGTGATCGGCGACTTCAACCGGTGGGACCCCGCCCGGCACCCCCTGCGGCCGCGCGAGCGCTCCGGCATCTGGGAGGGGTTCGTGCCAGGGGTGGGGCGCGGACAGCGCTACAAGTACCACATCGTCTCCCGCTACCGCGGCTACCGCGTCGACAAGGCCGACCCTTTTGGCACCTACCACGAGATCCCGCCACGCACCGCCTCCATCGTCTGGGACCTCGACTACCCCTGGGGGGACGGGGCGTGGATGGGGGAGCGCCGGCGGCGCAACGCGCTCGGGGCCCCCGTGGCCATCTACGAGGTCCACCTGGGCTCCTGGCGCCGCGTCCCCGAGGAAGGCGGGCGGTGGCTCACCTACCGCGAGCTGGGGGCGCATCTGGCGGAGCACGTGCGGCGGCTGGGCTTCACCCACGTCGAGGTCCTGCCGGTGATGGAGCACCCGTTCTACGGCTCCTGGGGCTACCAGACCACCGGGTACTTCGCCCCGACGAGCCGCTACGGCACCCCGCAGGACTTCATGGCCCTGGTGGACGCGCTCCACCGCCACGAGATCGGCGTCATCCTCGACTGGGTGCCCTCCCACTTCCCCACCGACGCCCACGGGCTGGCCTACTTCGACGGCACGCATCTGTACGAGCACGCCGACCCGCGGAAGGGCTTCCACCCCGACTGGCACTCCGCCATCTTCAACTACGGCCGCAACGAGGTGCGCAGCTTCTTGATCAGCAGCGCGCTCTTCTGGCTCGACCGCTACCACGCCGACGGGCTGCGCGTGGACGCGGTGGCCTCGATGCTCTACCTGGACTACTCGCGGCGGCCGGGGGAGTGGGTGCCCAACGTCTTCGGGGGACGGGAGAACCTGGAGGCCATCGACTTCCTGCGCCGGCTCAACGAGGAGGTCTACCAGGCCTTCCCCGACGTCCAGACCACCGCCGAGGAGTCGACCGCCTGGCCGATGGTCTCGCGCCCCACCTACCTGGGCGGGCTGGGGTTCGGGTTGAAGTGGGACATGGGGTGGATGCACGACACCCTCCAGTACATGGCCCGGGACCCCATCCACCGGAAGTACCACCATACCGAGCTCACCTTCCGCATGCTCTACGCCTTCAACGAGAACTTCGTCCTGCCGCTCTCCCATGACGAAGTGGTGCACGGGAAGCGCTCGCTGCTGGAGCGCATGCCCGGCGACGAGTGGCAGCAGTTCGCCAACCTGCGGCTGCTCTTCGGCTACATGTACGGGCAGCCCGGCAAGAAGCTGCTCTTCATGGGCGGGGAGTTCGGCCAGCGGCGCGAGTGGGACCACACTACGAGCCTGGACTGGCACCTCCTGGGGTTGCCGCGCCACGCCGGCGTGGCCCGCTGGGTGGCCGACCTCAACGCGCTCTACCGGGCCCTGCCGGCCCTGCACGAGCTCGACGGCGACCCCGAGGGGTTCCGCTGGATCGACGCCTCGGACGCCGACCAGAGCGTGCTGAGCTTCCTGCGCTTCGACCGCCGCGGGGAGACGGTGGCGGCCGTGGTCTGCAACTTCACCCCGGTCCCGCGCCACGGCTACCGGGTGGGGGTGCCCCGGGCGGGGCGGTGGCGGGAAGCCCTCAACAGCGACGCCGCCCTCTATGGGGGGAGCAACGTGGGCAACCTGGGCGGCGTGGAGACCGAGCCGGTCCCCGCGCACGGCCACCCGCAGTCGCTGAGCCTCACCCTGCCGCCGCTGGGGGTGCTCTTCCTGGTGCACCCGCCCCAGGCGGGCCGATGA